Proteins from a genomic interval of Chitinivorax sp. PXF-14:
- a CDS encoding TRAP transporter large permease subunit has translation MSHEMMAPIMFGSLIVFLLIGYPVAFSLSAVGLLFSLIGMQLGLLQPSLLQALPQQVFDIMKNDTLLAIPFFTFMGLILERSGMAEEMLDTIGQLFGRMRGGLAYAVIFVGALLAATTGVVAASVISMGLISLPIMLRYGYDPRLASGVIAASGTLAQIIPPSLVLIVLADQLGTSVGDMYEGAFAPGLLLTGLYAVYVFIMTLIKPESAPALPPEARTLRGLRLAGKVVTSLLPPLVLIFLVLGTIFLGIATPTEGGAMGATGALILALINRRLNVGLLKQAMDSTLKLSTFVVFILIGARVFRIAFLGVDGDKWVEGLLTAIPGGELGFLIAVNLLVFFLAFFLDFFEIAFILVPLLAPVAQKLGIDLVWFGVLLGVNMQTSFMHPPFGFALFYLRSVAPKEIRTTDIYWGAIPFVLIQIIMVAIIIGFPELVGHHQKATGGSENADLLYQQTPPADVSPQPGTLPSPDAPEQQDGAAPAEEPDAAASLMEEAAKQGK, from the coding sequence ATGAGCCATGAAATGATGGCGCCGATCATGTTCGGCTCGCTGATCGTGTTCCTCTTGATCGGCTACCCGGTGGCCTTCTCGCTGTCCGCGGTCGGGCTGCTGTTCTCGCTCATCGGCATGCAGCTCGGCCTGCTGCAGCCCTCGTTGCTGCAGGCATTGCCGCAGCAGGTGTTCGACATCATGAAGAACGACACCCTGCTGGCGATCCCGTTCTTCACCTTCATGGGGCTGATTCTCGAACGCTCGGGCATGGCGGAAGAAATGCTCGATACCATCGGCCAATTGTTCGGCCGCATGCGCGGCGGGCTCGCCTACGCGGTGATCTTCGTCGGCGCCCTGCTCGCCGCGACCACCGGCGTAGTGGCGGCCTCGGTGATCTCGATGGGCCTGATCTCGCTGCCCATCATGCTGCGCTATGGCTACGACCCACGCCTGGCTTCGGGTGTGATCGCGGCATCGGGCACGCTGGCGCAGATCATCCCGCCTTCGCTGGTCCTGATCGTACTCGCCGATCAGCTCGGCACTTCGGTCGGCGACATGTACGAAGGCGCTTTCGCCCCCGGGCTGCTGCTCACCGGGCTCTATGCCGTCTACGTCTTCATCATGACGCTGATCAAGCCGGAGAGCGCCCCCGCCCTGCCGCCCGAAGCCCGCACGTTGCGCGGCCTGCGCCTTGCCGGCAAGGTGGTGACCTCGCTGCTGCCGCCGCTGGTATTGATCTTCCTGGTGCTGGGCACGATCTTCCTCGGTATCGCCACACCGACCGAGGGCGGCGCCATGGGCGCCACCGGCGCGCTGATACTGGCGCTCATCAATCGCCGCCTGAACGTCGGCTTGCTCAAGCAGGCGATGGATTCGACACTCAAGCTGTCGACCTTCGTCGTGTTCATCCTGATCGGCGCGCGCGTCTTCCGCATCGCCTTCCTCGGCGTGGATGGTGACAAATGGGTGGAAGGCCTGCTGACGGCCATCCCCGGCGGCGAGCTGGGCTTCCTCATCGCGGTCAACCTGCTGGTGTTCTTCCTGGCGTTTTTCCTCGATTTCTTCGAGATCGCCTTCATCCTGGTGCCCTTGTTGGCCCCCGTGGCGCAAAAGCTGGGCATCGATCTGGTGTGGTTCGGTGTGCTGCTCGGCGTGAACATGCAGACATCGTTCATGCACCCACCCTTCGGCTTCGCCCTGTTCTACCTGCGCTCGGTCGCGCCGAAAGAGATCAGGACCACCGACATCTACTGGGGCGCCATCCCCTTCGTGCTGATCCAGATCATCATGGTAGCAATCATCATCGGCTTCCCGGAGCTGGTGGGGCACCACCAGAAGGCCACGGGCGGCAGCGAGAATGCCGACCTGCTGTACCAGCAGACACCACCGGCCGACGTATCGCCCCAGCCCGGCACGCTGCCGTCCCCCGATGCGCCTGAGCAGCAGGATGGTGCCGCGCCGGCAGAGGAGCCAGATGCCGCCGCGAGCCTGATGGAAGAAGCCGCCAAACAAGGAAAATAA
- a CDS encoding TRAP transporter small permease subunit — protein sequence MNFLLRLSRPIDGVTERVGRATMWLVLATCLISAGNAVVRKAFDMSSNAFLEIQWYLFSAVFLLGAAYTLLRNEHIRIDLLVGRLSPRGQAIVDIVGGLLFLLPMAIVITLYVWPFFTRALVSGEMSPDAGGLIRWPVWALVPAGFGLLILQACSEIIKRFAFLTGHAPYPGTPLGQHGQTEQEHI from the coding sequence ATGAACTTCCTGCTGCGGCTGTCGCGGCCGATCGACGGCGTCACCGAACGCGTCGGGCGCGCCACGATGTGGCTGGTTCTGGCCACCTGTCTGATCAGCGCCGGCAATGCGGTGGTGCGCAAGGCCTTCGACATGAGCTCCAATGCCTTCCTCGAAATCCAGTGGTACCTGTTTTCCGCGGTATTCCTGCTGGGTGCCGCCTACACGCTGCTGCGCAACGAGCATATCCGCATCGACCTGCTGGTCGGCAGGCTGTCGCCACGCGGCCAGGCCATCGTCGACATCGTGGGTGGGCTGCTGTTCCTGCTGCCGATGGCCATCGTCATCACCCTCTACGTGTGGCCGTTCTTCACCCGGGCGCTCGTCTCCGGCGAGATGTCCCCCGATGCCGGCGGCCTGATCCGCTGGCCGGTATGGGCGCTGGTGCCGGCCGGTTTCGGTCTGCTGATCCTGCAGGCCTGCTCGGAAATCATCAAGCGGTTCGCCTTCCTGACCGGGCACGCGCCCTACCCCGGCACCCCGCTGGGCCAGCACGGCCAGACCGAACAGGAGCATATATGA
- a CDS encoding EAL domain-containing protein yields MTPALRRLLAGFLQRLVWCLLGAALCAANAAQAADLTLDKSRPSVVMGKYFDVLEDPDGHYSFGRIERSADLPWQKSEADVPNFGYSRSVWWFRTQVLPGKVERATWLLEVAYPLLDNVELFVVQDGRLVSHELTGDHQPFRARPIAHRNFLFPISADTTRPFTLYLRTQTTGTLQVPATLYREARFVEIEQERLIPQAAYFGMLLVMLLYNLFILFSIREVSYFYYLVYVVMLMLVQLTLQGFGYQFLWPEDTWWQDKSMAVGASLIVLSVGLFSRSFLQLQRHFPRFVWLINFFIVASGICAVLSLVMPYATMIRTAVGLAMVVCSLAFISGLMAWRRKVPSAPYFVAAWGVFLMGALMLAFNKAGWLPRTWWTEYGMQFGSVLEVIVLSIALADRINVEKREKYLAQKRLLEEAQQRTAAESRLLYQSLHDALTGIPNRTQLSLALPSLFEAVRHSGGLGALVLVHFPQFHEINNTLGHQIGDALLHQAVQRLQLLARRQPGVMSFETLEDGSRNPLAHVEGVRFALFISAPSEDEIVAIGDAISRGMREPTRYLDMSLDIATSVGIALYQAHGDDFDTLLRCAEVAVEVAAGGERQVAVYADSLNRYSQRRLSMMGELRRALDENQLMLYYQPQYDVRKREVVGVEALLRWNHAVHGFIPPDQFVTLAEHTGLIKPLTRWVLENTIHQVATWHQQGIRLGLSVNVSARNLRESHFCERVLSLLERHGLEPGWLTVELTETAMMEDREAALKVLTPLHKAGVNVSIDDFGVGYSSLSYLNELPLTELKIDKSFIFALDTQPDDSAIVRTTINMAHDLNLTVVAEGVESEAVCGRLVALGCDIVQGYYIERPVPPDQLLDWLRRSSGLPSIRQRQAGHSI; encoded by the coding sequence GTGACACCGGCATTGAGGCGCCTGCTCGCCGGTTTTCTGCAGCGGCTCGTGTGGTGCCTGCTGGGCGCCGCCTTGTGTGCTGCGAACGCTGCCCAGGCTGCCGACCTGACGCTCGACAAGAGCCGGCCGTCGGTTGTCATGGGCAAGTATTTCGACGTGCTGGAGGACCCGGACGGGCACTACAGCTTCGGCCGTATCGAGCGCAGCGCTGACCTGCCATGGCAGAAGAGCGAGGCCGATGTGCCCAACTTCGGCTATTCCCGCTCGGTATGGTGGTTCCGTACCCAGGTGCTGCCGGGCAAGGTGGAGCGGGCGACCTGGCTGCTCGAAGTGGCCTACCCCCTGCTCGACAACGTCGAATTGTTTGTGGTACAGGATGGCCGCCTGGTCAGCCACGAGCTGACGGGCGATCACCAGCCGTTCCGCGCGCGGCCGATTGCCCACCGCAATTTCCTGTTTCCGATCAGCGCGGATACCACGCGGCCGTTCACCCTCTACCTGCGCACGCAAACCACCGGCACCCTGCAGGTGCCCGCCACGCTGTATCGCGAGGCCCGCTTCGTCGAGATCGAGCAGGAGCGGCTGATTCCCCAGGCGGCCTATTTCGGCATGCTGCTGGTGATGCTGCTGTACAACCTGTTCATCCTGTTCAGCATCCGCGAGGTCAGTTACTTCTACTACCTGGTCTATGTTGTCATGCTGATGCTGGTGCAGCTCACGCTGCAGGGCTTTGGCTACCAGTTCCTGTGGCCGGAGGACACCTGGTGGCAGGATAAGAGCATGGCGGTGGGAGCCAGCCTGATCGTGCTCAGCGTCGGCCTGTTCTCGCGCTCCTTCCTGCAGCTGCAGCGACATTTCCCGCGTTTTGTCTGGCTCATCAATTTCTTTATCGTCGCTTCCGGGATCTGCGCGGTGCTGTCGCTGGTCATGCCCTATGCGACGATGATCCGTACCGCCGTCGGCCTGGCCATGGTGGTGTGCTCGCTGGCCTTCATCTCGGGCCTGATGGCATGGCGGCGCAAGGTGCCGTCGGCGCCGTATTTTGTAGCGGCCTGGGGCGTGTTCCTGATGGGCGCACTGATGCTGGCGTTCAACAAGGCAGGATGGCTGCCGCGTACCTGGTGGACCGAATACGGCATGCAGTTCGGCTCGGTGCTGGAAGTCATCGTGCTGTCGATCGCGCTGGCCGACCGCATCAACGTCGAGAAACGCGAGAAATACCTGGCGCAGAAACGCCTGCTCGAAGAAGCCCAGCAGCGCACCGCGGCGGAATCGCGCCTGCTTTACCAATCGCTGCATGATGCGCTGACGGGCATCCCGAACCGCACGCAGCTGAGCCTCGCCCTTCCGTCGCTGTTCGAAGCAGTGCGCCACAGCGGCGGGCTCGGTGCGCTGGTGCTCGTGCATTTCCCGCAGTTCCACGAAATCAACAACACGCTCGGCCACCAGATCGGCGATGCCTTGCTGCATCAGGCGGTACAGCGCCTGCAGTTGCTTGCCCGCAGACAGCCGGGGGTGATGTCCTTCGAGACGCTGGAGGATGGCAGCAGAAACCCGCTCGCCCATGTCGAGGGCGTGCGTTTCGCATTGTTCATTTCCGCGCCCAGCGAAGACGAGATCGTCGCCATCGGTGACGCGATTTCGCGCGGCATGCGCGAGCCCACCCGCTATCTCGACATGTCGCTCGACATTGCGACCAGCGTGGGCATTGCCCTGTACCAGGCGCATGGCGACGATTTCGATACGCTGCTGCGCTGCGCCGAGGTGGCGGTGGAGGTCGCGGCCGGCGGTGAGCGCCAGGTGGCGGTCTATGCCGACAGCCTCAATCGTTATTCGCAACGGCGCTTGTCGATGATGGGCGAGCTCAGGCGCGCGCTGGATGAAAACCAGCTGATGCTCTACTACCAGCCGCAATACGATGTGCGCAAGCGCGAGGTGGTCGGTGTCGAGGCGCTGCTGCGCTGGAACCACGCCGTGCACGGCTTCATCCCGCCCGATCAGTTCGTCACGCTGGCCGAGCACACCGGCCTGATCAAGCCGCTTACGCGCTGGGTGCTCGAGAACACCATCCACCAGGTGGCGACCTGGCACCAGCAGGGCATACGGCTTGGGCTATCGGTCAATGTGTCGGCCCGCAATCTGCGCGAATCGCATTTCTGCGAGCGCGTGCTGTCGCTGCTGGAGCGGCACGGGCTCGAGCCGGGCTGGCTGACTGTCGAGTTGACCGAGACGGCGATGATGGAAGACCGCGAGGCCGCGCTGAAGGTGCTGACGCCGCTGCACAAGGCCGGAGTGAATGTATCGATCGACGATTTCGGCGTCGGCTATTCCTCGCTGTCCTACCTCAACGAGTTGCCGCTGACCGAGCTGAAGATCGACAAATCCTTCATCTTTGCGCTCGATACCCAGCCCGACGATTCCGCTATCGTGCGCACCACGATCAATATGGCGCACGACCTGAACCTGACGGTAGTGGCCGAGGGCGTCGAATCCGAAGCCGTGTGCGGGCGGCTGGTGGCGCTCGGCTGCGACATCGTGCAGGGCTACTACATCGAGCGCCCGGTGCCGCCGGACCAGTTGCTCGACTGGCTCCGTCGCTCGTCCGGGCTGCCGTCGATCAGGCAGCGCCAGGCGGGCCACAGCATATAG
- a CDS encoding LysR family transcriptional regulator ArgP → MIVDYKLLDALSAVVRHQGFDAAARAMHLTQSAISQRIKALEELIGQPLLVRGTPIGLTAAGRRLLQHGEAVRLMERELLQTLADDDAGDFARLAIASNADSAATWLIPAVAPLLRQEKALLELVLDDQDYTHQLLRNGEVVGCISNLQAPLPGCKVDFLGAMHYWCVASPDFVARHFPDGIGQQAIRRAPVVNFNAKDDLQRQFLSRRFGLGPGDYPQHAISSTESYLAAILAGIGFGLVPELQAHAQLARGELVRLIPEPAATIELYWHRWQRETPLMARLTQTLLTHASAVLAQGADAQQCRAICCGPPGAA, encoded by the coding sequence ATGATCGTCGATTACAAATTGCTCGATGCCTTGTCCGCTGTCGTCCGCCATCAGGGCTTCGACGCCGCGGCGCGGGCGATGCACCTGACCCAGTCGGCCATTTCACAGCGCATCAAAGCGCTCGAAGAACTGATCGGCCAGCCCTTGCTGGTGCGCGGTACGCCGATCGGGCTGACGGCGGCTGGCCGGCGCCTGTTGCAGCACGGCGAGGCGGTGCGCCTGATGGAGCGGGAGCTGCTGCAGACACTGGCCGACGACGATGCAGGCGATTTCGCGCGCCTGGCCATCGCCTCCAACGCCGACAGCGCAGCCACCTGGCTGATCCCGGCGGTGGCGCCGCTGCTGCGGCAGGAGAAAGCCTTGCTGGAACTGGTACTCGACGACCAGGACTACACCCACCAGCTGCTCAGGAATGGCGAGGTGGTCGGCTGCATCAGCAACTTGCAGGCGCCGTTGCCTGGCTGCAAGGTCGATTTCCTCGGCGCGATGCATTACTGGTGCGTGGCCTCGCCCGATTTCGTGGCGCGCCATTTTCCCGACGGCATCGGCCAGCAGGCAATCCGCCGCGCACCGGTCGTCAATTTCAACGCGAAGGATGATCTGCAGCGCCAGTTCCTGTCACGCCGGTTCGGCCTGGGGCCGGGCGACTATCCGCAACATGCGATCTCGTCGACCGAGAGCTACCTGGCGGCCATCCTGGCCGGCATCGGCTTCGGGCTCGTGCCCGAGCTGCAGGCGCACGCACAGCTGGCGCGTGGCGAGCTGGTGCGGCTGATACCGGAGCCAGCGGCGACGATTGAGCTGTACTGGCACCGCTGGCAGCGCGAGACACCGCTGATGGCGAGATTGACGCAAACCCTGCTGACCCACGCCAGCGCGGTGTTGGCGCAAGGCGCTGACGCCCAGCAGTGCCGGGCTATATGCTGTGGCCCGCCTGGCGCTGCCTGA
- a CDS encoding LysE/ArgO family amino acid transporter: MWSVWLQGLGMGASLIVVIGAQNAFVLAQGIRGRHRLVVALTCALCDALLIALGVAGVGTLITTQPTLLNLAAWGGALFLIGYGWRSLRHALKPHQLEADGYAQGPATARAALMTTLALSLLNPHVYLDTVVLLGSLSAQHGQPGNIWFGFGAVTASFAWFFGLCFGARWLSPLFRKPISWRLLDGFTCAVMWLIAVSLFTQGAARLPALGA; this comes from the coding sequence ATGTGGAGTGTGTGGCTGCAGGGTTTGGGCATGGGCGCGAGCCTGATCGTGGTGATTGGCGCGCAGAATGCGTTCGTGCTCGCGCAGGGCATACGCGGCCGGCACCGCCTCGTGGTGGCGCTGACCTGTGCGCTGTGCGATGCCTTGCTGATCGCGCTCGGCGTGGCCGGTGTCGGCACGCTGATCACCACGCAGCCGACGCTGCTCAATCTCGCCGCCTGGGGCGGGGCACTGTTCCTGATCGGCTATGGCTGGCGCTCGCTCAGGCACGCGCTGAAGCCTCACCAGCTAGAGGCGGATGGCTACGCACAAGGGCCTGCCACGGCGCGCGCGGCGCTGATGACCACGCTGGCGCTGAGCCTGTTGAACCCGCATGTCTATCTCGATACCGTGGTACTGCTGGGCAGCCTGAGCGCGCAGCATGGGCAGCCCGGCAACATCTGGTTCGGGTTCGGCGCCGTGACGGCCTCGTTTGCCTGGTTCTTCGGGCTGTGCTTCGGTGCACGCTGGCTGTCGCCCTTGTTCCGCAAGCCGATCAGCTGGCGCCTGCTCGATGGCTTCACCTGCGCCGTGATGTGGCTGATCGCCGTCTCGCTATTTACGCAGGGCGCCGCCAGGCTGCCCGCGCTGGGGGCCTGA
- the ubiA gene encoding 4-hydroxybenzoate octaprenyltransferase, with product MTFDALKLRLNEYEKLMRLDKPIGILLLLWPTLWGLWMASAGTPGGELVWIFTLGTVLMRSAGCVINDYADRDFDPHVARTKDRPLAARRVTTKEALLLAGGLSVASFLLILPLNALTKWISVPALLLAASYPFTKRFFAIPQAYLGIAFGFGIPMAYAAVLGNVPLIAWLLLAANVVWTIAYDTEYALVDREYDLKIGIKTSAITFGRFDIAAILLCYVLFLAGMAGAGYLLHLGVWYYAGLVAAIGMVGYQYSLIRERVPEKCFRAFLDNNWIGGTIFLGTVADYFAVNHVLI from the coding sequence ATGACTTTTGATGCATTGAAACTGCGGCTCAACGAATACGAAAAGCTGATGCGGCTCGACAAGCCGATCGGTATCCTGCTGCTGCTCTGGCCCACGCTATGGGGGCTGTGGATGGCCTCGGCCGGCACGCCGGGCGGGGAGCTGGTGTGGATATTCACGCTGGGCACGGTGCTGATGCGCTCGGCCGGCTGCGTCATCAACGATTACGCCGACCGCGATTTCGACCCGCACGTGGCGCGCACCAAGGATCGCCCGCTGGCGGCGCGGCGCGTCACCACCAAAGAGGCGCTGCTGCTCGCCGGTGGCCTGTCGGTCGCCTCTTTCCTGCTGATCCTGCCGCTCAACGCGCTGACCAAGTGGATCTCGGTGCCCGCCCTGCTTCTGGCCGCCAGCTACCCGTTCACCAAGCGCTTCTTCGCCATTCCGCAGGCCTACCTCGGCATCGCCTTCGGCTTTGGCATCCCCATGGCCTATGCCGCCGTGCTCGGCAACGTGCCCCTGATCGCCTGGCTGCTGCTGGCCGCCAATGTCGTCTGGACGATCGCCTACGATACCGAGTACGCGCTGGTCGACCGTGAGTACGACCTCAAGATCGGCATCAAGACCTCGGCGATCACCTTCGGCCGCTTCGACATTGCCGCCATCCTGCTGTGCTACGTGCTCTTTCTCGCCGGCATGGCGGGCGCGGGCTACCTGCTCCATCTGGGCGTGTGGTACTACGCGGGGCTGGTGGCGGCGATAGGGATGGTTGGCTACCAGTACTCGCTGATCCGCGAGCGGGTTCCTGAAAAATGCTTCCGCGCTTTTCTCGACAACAACTGGATCGGCGGGACGATCTTCCTCGGCACCGTGGCGGACTATTTCGCGGTCAACCATGTGCTGATCTGA
- a CDS encoding chorismate lyase, which translates to MSPILKIRHPNDPWLALPPSHPHPLRPWLTERGSLTARLQARTGRFRVEVLNQGLKRVNRDEARLVELDAARKGLVREVILRCNEQPTVFAHSVACPRHIRRTWRFVARLGSRPLGHVLFANPRVSRLALHFQHIDRRHPLYRRIRQWLPALPVQLWARRSVFMLKRSPMLVTEVFLPAVLELPK; encoded by the coding sequence ATGTCCCCCATCTTGAAAATCCGTCATCCCAACGACCCCTGGCTGGCCCTCCCTCCGTCTCATCCGCACCCGCTGCGGCCTTGGCTCACCGAGCGCGGCTCGTTGACCGCCCGGCTGCAGGCGCGCACCGGCCGTTTCCGCGTCGAGGTGCTGAACCAGGGCCTGAAGCGCGTCAACCGTGACGAGGCCAGGCTGGTGGAGCTCGATGCCGCACGCAAGGGGCTCGTGCGCGAGGTGATCCTGCGCTGCAACGAGCAGCCGACGGTGTTTGCCCACAGCGTGGCCTGCCCACGCCACATCCGCCGCACCTGGCGCTTCGTCGCGCGGCTCGGGTCGCGGCCGCTGGGCCACGTGCTGTTCGCCAACCCGCGTGTCAGCCGCCTGGCACTGCATTTCCAGCACATCGACCGCCGCCATCCGCTGTACCGGCGCATCCGGCAATGGTTGCCGGCGCTGCCGGTGCAGTTGTGGGCGCGGCGCTCGGTATTCATGCTGAAACGCTCGCCGATGCTGGTGACCGAAGTGTTCCTGCCCGCCGTACTGGAGTTACCCAAATGA
- a CDS encoding FimV family protein, whose translation MQLTPPADNRQDTDSMHALGRALMFAVGMAAAPMAGAVSLDEVRVQSTLGMPLRAQVAYQAEPDDLVSAACIKLLPGERNDPGLFGFAGGWVKVDSHGRSGVIRIGNTRAINEPVLKFSLLFDCGAGRLVRDYTVLIDPVEPQFENAEPKPAMPPAAIERALPARRKPLRALPTEEGEVVLPGVTRRNRARAADDARLQLSHVTPNPLRMDRRPAERGFELKLSSELDPAFLQRKSAATASANPRDPMKAVRDDDSTAEMLRLNNQIDQLEKQLAEMRARVTAAPEPAPASAAKASASPKLGVISHSGIQSNWNTWGDYVIWLLGGAVLAGLGYIFWLYRARHGANSMLSDHWNDTEGFDIKPAANIQPREKLPKGDIGDGLDFGTARDSGIIVDDRERWAIEEAQIFLKQGWKEQAIALLDDEITRSPYQLDVWLMLFDIFHKEHDRDRFAHYAERFRSLVRGLPIWNSIREMGLAIDPENPLYSTATT comes from the coding sequence ATGCAACTCACCCCCCCCGCTGACAACAGGCAGGATACCGATTCGATGCACGCCCTTGGGCGTGCGCTCATGTTTGCCGTGGGCATGGCGGCGGCGCCGATGGCCGGCGCCGTATCGCTCGACGAAGTGCGGGTGCAATCCACGCTGGGCATGCCCCTGCGCGCGCAGGTGGCCTACCAGGCCGAGCCCGATGACCTGGTCAGTGCCGCGTGCATCAAGCTGTTGCCCGGCGAGCGCAACGATCCGGGCCTGTTCGGCTTCGCCGGCGGCTGGGTCAAGGTCGACAGCCATGGTCGCAGCGGCGTGATACGCATCGGCAACACCCGCGCCATCAACGAGCCGGTGCTGAAGTTCTCGCTGCTGTTCGACTGCGGCGCGGGGCGGCTGGTGCGTGATTACACCGTGCTGATCGACCCGGTCGAGCCGCAGTTCGAGAACGCCGAGCCCAAGCCGGCAATGCCGCCAGCCGCCATCGAGCGCGCGCTGCCGGCACGCCGCAAGCCGCTCAGGGCGCTGCCAACGGAAGAGGGCGAAGTCGTGCTGCCCGGCGTGACCCGGCGCAACCGGGCCCGTGCCGCCGACGATGCGCGGCTGCAATTGAGCCACGTGACGCCAAACCCGCTGCGCATGGACCGCCGGCCGGCTGAGCGTGGTTTTGAGCTGAAGCTGTCGAGTGAGCTCGATCCGGCCTTCCTGCAGCGCAAATCTGCCGCCACGGCGTCAGCCAATCCGCGCGACCCGATGAAGGCCGTGCGGGACGACGACTCGACCGCCGAGATGTTGCGCCTCAACAACCAGATCGACCAGCTTGAAAAGCAGCTGGCGGAGATGCGCGCACGCGTCACCGCGGCCCCCGAGCCGGCACCAGCATCCGCCGCCAAGGCTTCCGCCTCGCCCAAGCTCGGCGTGATCTCGCATTCCGGTATCCAGAGCAACTGGAACACCTGGGGCGACTATGTGATCTGGCTGCTCGGCGGCGCCGTGCTGGCCGGCCTAGGCTATATCTTCTGGCTGTACCGTGCGCGGCACGGCGCTAATTCCATGCTCAGCGACCACTGGAACGACACCGAGGGCTTCGACATCAAGCCGGCGGCCAATATCCAGCCGCGGGAAAAGCTCCCCAAGGGCGACATCGGCGACGGGCTCGATTTTGGCACCGCGCGCGACAGCGGCATCATCGTCGACGACCGCGAACGCTGGGCCATCGAGGAGGCGCAGATCTTCCTCAAGCAGGGCTGGAAGGAGCAGGCGATTGCGCTGCTCGACGACGAGATCACGCGCAGCCCCTACCAGCTCGATGTCTGGCTCATGCTGTTCGACATCTTCCACAAGGAACACGACCGCGACCGCTTTGCCCACTATGCCGAGCGCTTTCGCTCGCTCGTGCGCGGCCTGCCGATCTGGAACTCGATCCGCGAGATGGGCCTCGCCATCGACCCGGAAAACCCCCTCTACAGCACCGCCACGACCTGA
- a CDS encoding YbhB/YbcL family Raf kinase inhibitor-like protein, translated as MRLSSRAIVDGQKIPETYCFGKPDSAQHVALAANRNPDLAWHDLPAGTRSLALICHDPDVPSRGDDVNQAGKTVPASLPRVDFFHWVLVDIDPAVGGIAEAAHSDGITPRGKPEQVSLQGARHGLNDYTGWFAGDADMSGHYLGYDGPCPPWNDSIPHHYVFTVYALDIARCPVEGRFGGADVRRAMAGHLLGQASLTGWYTLNPAVAG; from the coding sequence ATGCGTCTGAGCAGCCGGGCCATCGTCGATGGCCAGAAGATTCCCGAAACCTATTGCTTCGGCAAGCCCGATTCGGCCCAGCATGTGGCGCTGGCCGCCAATCGCAATCCCGACCTGGCCTGGCATGACCTGCCGGCGGGCACGCGCTCCCTGGCGCTGATCTGCCACGACCCCGATGTGCCGAGCCGTGGCGACGACGTCAACCAGGCCGGCAAGACCGTGCCGGCCAGTCTGCCGCGCGTCGATTTCTTCCATTGGGTGCTGGTCGACATCGACCCGGCCGTCGGCGGGATCGCCGAGGCCGCGCACAGCGACGGCATCACGCCACGTGGCAAGCCCGAGCAGGTGAGCCTGCAAGGCGCACGGCATGGGCTGAACGACTATACCGGCTGGTTTGCGGGCGATGCGGACATGTCGGGCCACTATCTCGGCTACGACGGCCCGTGCCCGCCGTGGAACGACAGTATCCCGCATCATTATGTGTTTACCGTCTATGCGCTCGATATCGCCCGCTGCCCGGTGGAGGGCCGCTTCGGCGGTGCCGATGTGCGCCGCGCCATGGCAGGGCACCTGCTGGGGCAGGCCAGCTTGACTGGCTGGTACACGCTGAACCCGGCAGTGGCGGGCTAG